In one Sphingomonas hankookensis genomic region, the following are encoded:
- the rpsH gene encoding 30S ribosomal protein S8, which yields MALTDPLGDMLTRIRNGQRARKDSVLTPASKLRARVLDVLQREGYIRGYSEEQMGPAAGIRIELKYFEGQPAIKHVARVSKPGRRVYSGSQELPKVRNGLGITIVSTPRGVLSDAEAREQNVGGEVLAEVF from the coding sequence ATGGCATTGACCGATCCCCTGGGTGACATGCTCACCCGCATCCGCAACGGCCAGCGCGCGCGCAAGGACTCCGTCCTGACGCCTGCCAGCAAGTTGCGGGCCCGTGTCCTCGACGTGCTGCAGCGTGAGGGCTATATCCGTGGCTACAGCGAAGAGCAGATGGGCCCCGCGGCCGGCATCCGCATCGAGCTGAAGTATTTCGAAGGCCAGCCGGCGATCAAGCACGTCGCGCGCGTTTCGAAGCCCGGTCGCCGCGTCTATTCGGGTTCGCAGGAACTGCCGAAGGTGCGCAATGGCCTCGGCATCACTATCGTCTCGACGCCGCGCGGCGTTCTGTCCGACGCCGAAGCGCGCGAACAGAATGTCGGTGGCGAAGTCCTCGCGGAGGTCTTCTGA
- the rplF gene encoding 50S ribosomal protein L6 has protein sequence MSRIGKKAVPVPAGVTANIAGRELSVKGPKGTLTLPLADDISYAVEGDSISVQPANDTKRARAFWGMQRTLVQNLITGVTTGFTKKLLITGVGYRAAAQGKNLKLQLGYSHDVNIDVPEGIEIKTPDQTTIEISGIDKQKVGQIAAEIRRWRKPEPYKGKGIKYDGEFIFRKEGKKK, from the coding sequence ATGAGCCGCATCGGTAAGAAGGCAGTCCCGGTTCCGGCCGGCGTGACCGCCAACATCGCAGGGCGCGAGCTGAGCGTGAAGGGTCCGAAGGGCACGCTGACGCTGCCGCTGGCCGACGACATCAGCTATGCCGTCGAAGGCGACAGCATCTCGGTGCAGCCGGCGAATGACACCAAGCGCGCTCGCGCGTTCTGGGGCATGCAGCGCACGCTCGTGCAGAACCTGATCACCGGCGTGACCACCGGCTTCACCAAGAAGCTGCTGATCACCGGCGTCGGCTATCGTGCGGCTGCGCAGGGCAAGAATCTGAAGCTGCAGCTCGGCTACAGCCACGACGTCAACATCGACGTGCCGGAAGGCATCGAGATCAAGACGCCCGATCAGACCACGATCGAAATCAGCGGGATCGACAAGCAGAAGGTCGGTCAGATCGCTGCCGAGATCCGTCGTTGGCGTAAGCCCGAGCCGTACAAGGGCAAGGGCATCAAGTACGACGGCGAGTTCATCTTCCGCAAGGAAGGGAAGAAGAAGTAA
- the rplR gene encoding 50S ribosomal protein L18: MTKGLSLFEKRRRRNRTALRARSGGRARLSIHRSGKHIYAQVIDDAAGRTVASASTLEKDVRGTSGANIDAAKGVGTRVAEAAKAAGVTQVVFDRGGFLFHGRVKALAEAAREAGLEF; this comes from the coding sequence ATGACCAAGGGTCTCTCCCTCTTCGAGAAGCGCCGTCGGCGCAATCGCACCGCGCTTCGTGCGCGTTCGGGCGGCCGTGCGCGGCTGTCGATCCATCGTTCGGGCAAGCACATCTACGCCCAGGTCATCGACGATGCAGCGGGTCGTACCGTTGCTTCGGCATCGACCCTGGAAAAGGACGTGCGTGGCACCTCCGGCGCGAACATCGATGCCGCCAAGGGCGTCGGCACCCGCGTTGCGGAAGCGGCGAAGGCCGCGGGCGTGACGCAGGTCGTATTCGACCGTGGCGGCTTCCTGTTCCACGGCCGCGTCAAGGCGCTGGCCGAGGCCGCCCGCGAAGCCGGATTGGAGTTCTAA